A stretch of Pseudomonas taetrolens DNA encodes these proteins:
- a CDS encoding RHS repeat domain-containing protein, whose product MTAATAVHSNAFNFLSFVQTGVDPRTGLYTVSVSLPEVKTNDLSGPAVPLTLTFNPLNTLDSGFGLGWNLALTQYTPSNQVLSVHSGESFKVTSRAPGNPARMLMKEQKIENFQLYDISGDPRGDFKVVHKSGLVEILKLMGPTPQIAMPVHQYSPQGHGVTLSYGEGNLPRMLRTVRDDQRQLLAVIRNTTAKTVEFHLPAVGGEPSERVLMHLEGDRVSRITLPTNNDAGWRFDYEPVRELLCIKDVWTPMGGRETLQYGDAGHAFPGDGGQQNVARVTRHVTDPGAGQPVATVDYTYSSNNFLGYNSPIDWTDDGLDNLYKVIGDYTYEVTERLMVNQLAVRTTTHTFNRFHLQTSLLTTQGNHRKTVTTTYYANDTDTFDNQVRQCQLPKRVATLWDLTDDPRTWRHDKELNEYDIHGNQTLKVQANGIREVSSWYPADGLPGDCPPDPYGFVRHLQSRTVFPASDATLIPELQDGAPILQTLYRYISQPAIAASASQTPWVALAEEQLQELDSAQARLLQRCAYRYFNTPADPLSHGRRQQQALTFADNPDHTLVTDYRYSKKKPTHATVDGETVLVTEQTLSSLFDNVSKHTTEERSLLNGEPLLLSDQDEQLRFTYDALGRVLTETEAPDTEYAATRTFRYRLIRPAGRGETPVTDLPGQELKDVKGVRTQTWFDGLSRAVREALQDHDNADGNPPVYRDIYTAQYDALGQLSEETEIDWLEKTDLRLTRRFSYDLWGQQASVTGADGITRHSHNNPLTFIHEQWTEGMGKTITLNNRFDKPLSTEQQDLAGNRLSLQRYRYDGLGNCTEEIDPLGRVSRHRYDSWGRLLSSTLPDLTVINHTYAPHSTAALATSLAVKPGNKLRPAVTVGEQRFDGLSRLTRLTVGDRVEQLEYEGARLQPSRRQTPSGKQLTYQYRHGLTTEPTVIEAPDENATFNYDPANGNLDRSSNTQGSYAFTYSATGHLTDETWTEPGKTTWHTRYISSLKGRQLSCTDIAGQTTVAEYDVSANTGRLLRINQGQLQGDFEYDTCGRLHRTTRTDLGTGNTLTTALDFDDIGRETRRTLTLSDRQGQPLQPEQQIDLTYLADGNLATCHRQIAGQTVLLETYHYDLRGRLELYECAGTELPEDRFANAIVRQFYEFDALDNIIYTRTDFADGSQDIAEFGFASADPCQLVSASHSHPSYQALRSDYAYDADGNLALDELGQQLNYDSQGRLLAVKTAAGQALSTYRYDAHNHLLGVTALGSAEALRFYQADNVSHTVQDGHHTQWLYHGTQPLGQQTPGDPSKTLLLLTDAKHSVIGELEGTDLRTAVYSAYGERSSDEPLNSLPGFNGEVRDPASGWYLLGRGYRAYNPGLMRFHSPDSLSPFGAGGINCYMYCTGNPIAFSDPTGRSQIINNPWFNAGVAAATTVLGIVLSIVTWNPGPLISAVIASAASTATTTALALGASASVAAMAGAVATAAVTAAPAAITWGATAAAMGVEGVAMFTRDQRTRETLGWIGLGLSAIALPNFKAFKPPAPKPVIHSASPAPILRSSASSASVSSASSSGSIRSSSSGTDTSRTFGFLTESDITGAMSGVVQSNWRLAAAAKSGGVQAPRTYGLPAHTPSKSMQEGILASLGEKAVAPPSPTPALERYVPDNTVLKGQDYFRGRQNVHKPRVLPVI is encoded by the coding sequence ATGACTGCCGCGACGGCTGTTCACTCCAACGCGTTCAATTTTCTGAGTTTTGTGCAAACGGGCGTCGATCCGCGCACCGGGTTATATACCGTCAGCGTGTCGTTGCCCGAAGTCAAAACCAACGACCTTAGCGGCCCGGCCGTCCCGCTGACACTCACCTTCAACCCGCTCAATACCCTCGACAGCGGTTTTGGCCTGGGCTGGAACCTGGCCTTGACCCAATACACGCCGAGCAATCAGGTGCTATCGGTGCATTCGGGGGAAAGTTTCAAGGTCACTTCACGCGCCCCGGGCAACCCTGCACGCATGCTGATGAAAGAGCAAAAGATCGAAAACTTTCAGCTCTACGACATCAGTGGCGACCCCCGGGGCGACTTCAAGGTGGTGCACAAATCCGGCCTGGTAGAAATCCTCAAGCTCATGGGCCCCACTCCGCAAATTGCCATGCCGGTTCATCAGTATTCACCCCAGGGGCACGGCGTGACCTTGAGCTACGGCGAGGGCAACTTGCCACGGATGCTACGCACCGTCAGAGACGATCAGCGCCAGCTACTGGCGGTGATCCGCAATACGACGGCAAAAACCGTTGAGTTCCACCTCCCGGCGGTCGGCGGAGAACCCTCGGAACGCGTGCTGATGCACCTGGAAGGTGACCGGGTCAGCAGAATCACCTTGCCCACCAACAACGATGCCGGCTGGCGCTTCGACTACGAACCCGTACGCGAGCTGCTGTGCATCAAGGATGTGTGGACCCCCATGGGCGGCCGTGAAACCCTGCAATATGGCGATGCAGGCCATGCGTTCCCCGGCGACGGCGGACAACAGAACGTGGCCCGGGTCACCCGCCACGTCACCGACCCCGGCGCCGGCCAGCCTGTCGCCACGGTGGACTACACCTACAGCAGCAACAATTTCCTCGGTTACAACTCACCGATCGACTGGACCGACGATGGCCTCGACAACCTGTACAAGGTCATCGGCGACTACACCTATGAAGTCACTGAACGCCTGATGGTCAATCAGCTCGCGGTGCGCACCACGACCCATACCTTCAACCGCTTCCATTTGCAGACCTCGCTCCTCACGACCCAGGGCAACCACCGAAAAACCGTCACCACCACCTATTACGCCAACGACACAGACACCTTTGACAATCAGGTGCGCCAATGTCAGTTACCCAAACGGGTCGCCACCCTGTGGGACCTCACCGATGATCCGCGAACCTGGCGGCATGACAAAGAGCTGAACGAGTACGACATTCACGGTAACCAGACCCTCAAGGTGCAAGCCAACGGCATTCGTGAAGTCTCCAGCTGGTACCCGGCCGACGGTCTGCCTGGTGACTGTCCGCCCGATCCGTACGGGTTTGTGCGGCACCTGCAGAGCCGCACGGTGTTCCCCGCCAGCGACGCGACGCTGATCCCTGAACTGCAAGACGGTGCGCCAATCTTGCAGACCCTCTACCGTTACATCTCGCAACCGGCCATCGCGGCCAGTGCCAGCCAGACACCGTGGGTGGCACTGGCCGAAGAGCAGTTGCAGGAACTCGACAGCGCGCAAGCACGCCTGCTGCAACGTTGCGCCTATCGCTACTTCAACACCCCCGCCGATCCGCTGAGCCACGGCAGGCGTCAACAGCAAGCCCTGACCTTCGCCGATAACCCTGACCACACACTGGTCACGGACTATCGCTACAGCAAAAAAAAACCGACCCATGCCACTGTCGACGGTGAGACGGTGCTGGTCACCGAGCAGACCCTGAGCAGCCTTTTCGATAACGTCAGTAAACACACCACCGAGGAGCGTTCGTTGCTCAACGGCGAACCCCTGCTCCTGAGCGACCAGGATGAGCAATTGCGCTTCACCTACGATGCATTGGGCCGGGTGCTCACCGAGACGGAAGCCCCCGACACCGAGTACGCCGCCACCCGCACCTTTCGTTATCGCCTGATCCGCCCGGCGGGCCGCGGTGAGACACCGGTGACCGATCTCCCCGGCCAGGAGCTGAAGGACGTCAAGGGTGTCAGGACGCAAACCTGGTTCGACGGCCTCAGCCGCGCCGTGCGCGAAGCCCTGCAAGACCACGACAATGCCGATGGCAACCCGCCGGTCTACCGGGACATCTACACCGCGCAATACGATGCCCTCGGGCAATTGAGCGAAGAAACCGAGATCGACTGGCTGGAAAAAACCGACCTGCGCCTGACCCGCCGCTTCAGCTACGACCTGTGGGGGCAGCAGGCCAGCGTGACCGGAGCTGATGGCATTACCCGCCATAGCCACAACAACCCGCTGACCTTTATCCACGAACAATGGACCGAGGGCATGGGCAAGACCATTACCCTGAACAATCGTTTTGACAAACCACTGAGTACCGAACAACAGGACCTGGCCGGGAACCGCCTCAGCCTGCAGCGGTACCGTTACGACGGGCTGGGCAATTGCACGGAAGAGATCGACCCGCTCGGCCGGGTCAGCCGCCATCGCTACGACAGCTGGGGGCGTCTGCTCAGCAGCACGCTGCCCGACCTGACCGTTATCAACCATACCTACGCGCCCCACAGCACTGCCGCGCTGGCCACCTCGCTGGCGGTCAAACCCGGCAACAAGCTGCGCCCGGCCGTCACGGTGGGCGAGCAGCGCTTCGACGGCCTCTCCCGTCTGACCCGGCTCACCGTCGGGGATCGCGTGGAGCAACTGGAGTATGAAGGCGCACGCCTGCAACCCAGCCGACGGCAAACACCGAGCGGCAAACAGCTCACCTACCAATACCGGCACGGCCTGACCACCGAACCCACCGTGATCGAAGCACCGGATGAGAACGCCACGTTCAACTATGACCCGGCCAACGGCAATCTCGACCGGTCGAGCAATACTCAGGGCAGTTATGCGTTCACCTACAGTGCAACCGGCCATCTGACTGATGAAACCTGGACCGAGCCGGGCAAGACGACGTGGCACACCCGCTACATCAGTTCATTGAAGGGCCGGCAATTGTCCTGCACCGACATCGCCGGGCAGACCACCGTTGCCGAATACGACGTCAGCGCAAACACTGGGCGGCTGTTGCGCATTAACCAAGGCCAACTGCAAGGGGACTTTGAGTACGACACCTGCGGGCGCCTGCATCGCACCACCCGCACCGACCTGGGCACTGGCAATACCCTGACCACGGCACTGGACTTCGATGATATCGGTCGCGAAACCCGGCGCACGCTGACCCTGAGCGACCGTCAGGGCCAACCGCTGCAACCCGAACAGCAGATAGACCTGACGTACCTGGCCGACGGCAACCTGGCCACCTGTCATCGGCAGATCGCGGGCCAGACGGTGCTGCTGGAAACCTACCATTACGACCTGCGCGGGCGGCTCGAACTGTATGAATGCGCCGGCACCGAATTGCCCGAAGACCGTTTCGCCAATGCCATCGTCAGGCAGTTCTACGAATTCGATGCGCTGGACAACATCATCTACACCCGTACCGATTTCGCCGACGGCAGCCAGGACATCGCCGAGTTCGGTTTTGCCAGCGCAGATCCCTGCCAACTGGTGAGCGCCAGCCACAGCCATCCCAGCTATCAGGCCTTGCGCAGCGACTACGCCTACGATGCCGACGGCAACCTGGCGCTTGACGAGCTTGGCCAGCAATTGAACTACGACAGCCAGGGCCGTCTGCTGGCGGTGAAAACCGCCGCCGGTCAAGCGCTCAGCACCTACCGTTATGACGCGCACAACCATCTGTTGGGGGTCACCGCGCTAGGCAGCGCTGAAGCCTTGCGCTTCTATCAGGCAGACAACGTCAGCCACACCGTGCAAGACGGCCACCACACGCAGTGGCTCTACCACGGTACCCAGCCACTGGGGCAACAGACCCCCGGCGACCCCTCTAAAACCCTGTTGTTGCTCACCGACGCCAAACACAGCGTGATCGGTGAACTCGAGGGCACCGACCTGCGCACGGCCGTCTACAGCGCCTATGGCGAACGCAGCAGCGATGAACCATTGAACAGCCTCCCAGGGTTCAACGGCGAGGTGCGCGACCCGGCCAGCGGTTGGTATTTGCTCGGTCGTGGCTACCGCGCCTACAACCCCGGACTTATGCGCTTTCACAGCCCGGACTCGCTGAGTCCCTTTGGCGCTGGCGGGATCAATTGCTACATGTATTGCACCGGCAACCCCATCGCCTTCAGCGACCCCACCGGCCGCAGTCAAATCATCAATAACCCCTGGTTCAATGCCGGCGTCGCGGCCGCGACCACGGTGTTGGGGATTGTGTTGTCGATCGTGACGTGGAATCCCGGCCCCCTGATCAGCGCGGTCATCGCCTCCGCAGCGTCAACCGCGACCACCACAGCCCTGGCTCTGGGCGCCAGTGCCAGCGTCGCGGCCATGGCCGGGGCAGTGGCTACTGCCGCAGTCACCGCTGCACCGGCAGCGATCACCTGGGGCGCAACGGCGGCAGCGATGGGCGTCGAAGGCGTCGCCATGTTCACCCGGGACCAACGCACCCGCGAGACCCTCGGCTGGATCGGCTTAGGCCTCAGTGCGATTGCATTACCGAACTTCAAGGCCTTCAAACCCCCGGCACCCAAACCAGTGATCCACTCGGCCAGCCCGGCCCCGATCCTGCGCAGCAGCGCTTCCAGCGCCAGTGTCTCAAGCGCCTCCAGCAGCGGCAGTATCCGTTCGTCATCCAGTGGCACCGATACCTCGCGCACCTTCGGTTTCCTGACAGAAAGCGATATCACCGGAGCAATGAGTGGTGTTGTGCAGAGCAATTGGCGGTTGGCGGCAGCAGCGAAATCCGGAGGTGTCCAGGCGCCACGAACTTACGGGCTCCCGGCGCACACGCCGAGCAAGTCCATGCAGGAAGGTATTTTGGCTTCACTGGGCGAGAAAGCCGTTGCCCCGCCCAGCCCGACACCCGCCCTCGAACGGTATGTGCCGGACAATACAGTCTTGAAAGGCCAGGATTATTTCCGGGGCCGGCAGAATGTGCACAAACCCAGAGTGCTGCCCGTGATTTAA
- a CDS encoding carboxypeptidase-like regulatory domain-containing protein, producing MPAKRVTQREYLNWMALSPRTNKWSAFVAYDRDKCNQLLMQEYIEKFDNDSYLPPIDEPYATGETTWHWQLDYVTDVPRLSFENNSNDDTSAEVNMSMAVVGGTQVYLNDAGGTPEVTMISSFDPLDHPELQANRVALKDVKGEVNGAGSVTLDLGDPDVQKYIWEVSGSRIEHERRVAGAFFKRKFREAEPKRRSFKLGTLAYTEQEFLKPAVFKIRTVMEEGAQNISAANFGSGAVELRIAMKDELEGGLPGADWLYPIPNDMPGINSSLMFSHEQLMLNIIGQGTALAFGASEPRFDTVKNVEGFVEVIKVKSGTSGYFRLPPQEHVIPIGEGVRISLGEIRIPIYIDEDERLTVSHVGNGRFRVGMGSSIPSHPVDCTIDGRALNAKVSLALNADCAFTVDLEQRKIVYELQDLKAPMLLSSPDIEGQEWLYRLLLLSEFTRLVKEEARKTAESFFGHLQSIDAFVLNSLLFNSTDAVQLKSVDTPGDLVSFGSISPRLTTFAISPMEHLMGYGESYSFTVNPAQSSITWSVANLDGSSAGAGTIDASGRYTAPGLSEIPGTYKRVKVTATSGEHVSRALVTVAARAITLNPLVQTCPASTEGSPVQTRKLTANALSGGLRWSVKGDGSVPPEASPDRSNVYSAPLRQEVGTIKKTFTIDEVIVTNTGTSQTQNSLVVVTHGKQTVAMEVVMVGDKAQFSATSNGQDLPPGTEKWGCIPATGAGSIDQQGLYTPDPNSQYQFVIITIKGEIDIPERDPYFLGDAFYIQPLPLIALPPKPQPEEPQGFFEETPGEFQL from the coding sequence ATGCCTGCGAAGCGAGTTACCCAACGTGAATATCTGAACTGGATGGCATTGTCGCCACGCACGAACAAGTGGAGTGCGTTCGTGGCCTATGACCGCGACAAGTGCAATCAGCTGCTGATGCAGGAGTACATCGAGAAGTTCGACAACGACTCTTATTTGCCACCGATCGATGAACCTTACGCCACCGGGGAAACCACTTGGCATTGGCAGCTGGATTACGTCACCGATGTCCCGCGGTTAAGCTTTGAAAATAACTCCAACGATGATACGTCCGCTGAAGTCAACATGAGCATGGCCGTGGTCGGTGGCACCCAGGTGTACCTCAATGATGCGGGGGGCACGCCGGAAGTGACCATGATCAGTTCATTCGATCCGCTCGATCATCCGGAACTCCAGGCCAACCGGGTGGCGTTGAAGGACGTCAAGGGTGAAGTGAACGGTGCCGGCAGCGTGACCCTGGACCTGGGTGACCCGGACGTCCAGAAGTACATCTGGGAAGTCAGCGGGTCGAGGATCGAGCATGAACGGCGCGTGGCCGGTGCGTTTTTCAAACGCAAGTTCCGCGAAGCCGAACCCAAGCGCAGATCGTTCAAGCTGGGCACGCTGGCCTACACCGAGCAGGAGTTCTTGAAACCGGCGGTGTTCAAGATCCGCACGGTGATGGAGGAGGGTGCGCAGAATATCTCTGCGGCCAACTTTGGCAGCGGTGCGGTTGAACTGCGGATTGCCATGAAAGACGAACTGGAAGGCGGGTTGCCCGGTGCAGACTGGTTGTATCCGATCCCCAACGATATGCCCGGGATCAACTCATCCCTGATGTTCAGTCATGAGCAACTGATGCTGAATATTATCGGCCAAGGGACGGCGCTGGCGTTTGGTGCGAGTGAACCGAGGTTCGATACGGTCAAAAACGTAGAGGGATTTGTCGAAGTCATTAAAGTGAAAAGTGGCACCTCGGGGTATTTCAGGCTGCCCCCTCAAGAGCATGTCATCCCGATAGGTGAGGGCGTTCGCATTAGCCTCGGTGAAATTCGCATCCCTATTTATATTGATGAAGATGAGCGCTTGACCGTGAGTCATGTCGGGAATGGCCGTTTTCGAGTGGGCATGGGTTCTAGCATCCCGTCTCACCCTGTCGATTGCACAATTGACGGTCGTGCGCTTAACGCAAAAGTGTCCTTGGCGCTGAATGCGGACTGTGCGTTCACCGTCGATCTGGAGCAGCGAAAAATTGTATATGAACTGCAAGACCTGAAAGCTCCGATGTTACTTTCAAGTCCGGATATTGAAGGTCAGGAATGGCTATACAGGCTGTTGTTGCTTTCGGAATTTACAAGATTAGTCAAGGAAGAAGCCCGCAAGACCGCCGAATCTTTTTTCGGCCATCTCCAGTCCATCGATGCCTTTGTGTTGAACAGCCTGTTGTTCAACAGCACCGATGCGGTGCAATTGAAGAGCGTGGACACGCCCGGCGACCTGGTCAGTTTTGGCTCGATCAGCCCCAGGCTCACCACGTTTGCCATTTCGCCCATGGAGCACCTGATGGGGTATGGCGAAAGTTACAGTTTTACGGTGAACCCGGCACAGTCCTCGATCACCTGGAGCGTGGCTAACCTCGACGGTTCCAGTGCCGGTGCCGGTACCATTGACGCCAGCGGCCGATATACCGCGCCGGGCCTGAGTGAGATTCCGGGTACCTATAAACGGGTCAAGGTCACGGCCACCAGCGGCGAGCATGTCAGCAGAGCCCTGGTCACGGTCGCCGCCCGGGCCATTACCCTTAATCCTCTGGTTCAGACGTGCCCGGCCTCAACCGAGGGCAGTCCGGTGCAGACCCGGAAATTGACCGCCAATGCCCTGAGTGGTGGCTTGCGCTGGTCGGTGAAAGGCGATGGCAGCGTTCCGCCTGAAGCGAGTCCGGATCGCAGCAATGTCTACAGCGCCCCCCTGAGACAGGAGGTCGGGACGATTAAAAAGACCTTCACCATTGATGAAGTCATCGTCACCAACACCGGCACCTCCCAGACCCAGAACTCACTGGTGGTAGTCACTCATGGCAAACAGACCGTGGCAATGGAGGTCGTTATGGTGGGTGACAAGGCACAGTTCTCGGCCACCTCCAATGGGCAGGATTTACCACCGGGGACTGAGAAGTGGGGTTGTATTCCCGCAACGGGTGCGGGATCGATTGATCAGCAAGGTCTCTATACCCCTGACCCGAACAGCCAATACCAATTCGTGATCATCACGATCAAGGGCGAGATAGATATACCTGAAAGGGACCCATATTTTTTGGGCGACGCCTTTTACATTCAACCGCTGCCGCTCATTGCGTTACCGCCCAAGCCACAGCCCGAGGAGCCTCAAGGTTTTTTTGAAGAAACCCCAGGCGAGTTCCAGCTTTAA
- a CDS encoding fimbrial protein, with translation MTKSLLALTLGLAAGLAGTSAVAAPSTGQINFTGNINTNTCPIDPIDPSTGAPGPIFMGDVAVADFGGNADQEAGGREFALRIKDGAACGFTAGETATVQFTSTHGNAGTDGKYYGIQTGGAEGVALAIKDNDSTHVDHGTDSKAYPLNETGETRMVFNAKYRSTTANVVGGPVIANINFVVALP, from the coding sequence ATGACGAAGTCTTTACTTGCGCTGACCCTTGGGCTGGCTGCAGGCCTGGCGGGCACTTCAGCCGTTGCAGCGCCAAGCACCGGGCAAATCAACTTCACCGGCAACATCAACACCAACACCTGTCCGATTGACCCGATCGATCCCAGCACCGGTGCACCCGGGCCGATCTTTATGGGCGATGTAGCCGTTGCCGACTTCGGCGGCAACGCCGACCAGGAAGCCGGCGGGCGCGAATTTGCCCTGCGGATCAAAGACGGCGCGGCCTGCGGGTTTACCGCCGGTGAAACCGCCACCGTCCAGTTCACCAGCACTCACGGCAATGCTGGTACCGACGGCAAGTACTACGGCATCCAGACCGGCGGGGCCGAAGGTGTGGCGCTGGCGATCAAGGACAACGACAGCACCCACGTCGATCACGGCACCGACTCCAAGGCGTACCCGCTCAACGAGACCGGCGAAACCCGAATGGTGTTCAACGCCAAATACCGCTCTACCACGGCAAACGTCGTCGGCGGGCCGGTGATCGCCAACATCAACTTCGTCGTCGCCCTCCCGTAA
- a CDS encoding fimbrial biogenesis chaperone yields the protein MFESINALRRRTVRIGAVGALFLSVYAPLSQASLTLSSSRVVFDGDKRSVSLVIANPSDKVYAVQTWVNTEADDTTTAVPFMASPPLFRVNPGKEQQVQINGLPHTLPTDRESLFYFNAQEIPQVDNRQSNVLNIAIRTRIKFFYRPSQLKDKPQARLKDLQWSIQRRDGKTHLVLNNPTPFHYTFKQLQLMVDGQPRRIERPVMAAPLERTVYALDNLPPGPGLQVVFTTINDYGGTTAQMTVPVQSAP from the coding sequence ATGTTCGAATCCATCAATGCGTTACGTCGCCGCACGGTGCGCATCGGCGCCGTGGGCGCGCTGTTTCTGTCCGTCTACGCACCCTTGAGCCAGGCCTCATTGACCCTGAGCAGCAGCCGTGTGGTGTTCGACGGTGACAAGCGCAGCGTGTCCCTGGTGATCGCCAACCCCAGCGATAAAGTCTACGCGGTGCAGACCTGGGTCAACACCGAGGCCGACGACACGACTACCGCCGTACCGTTCATGGCCTCGCCGCCCTTGTTCCGGGTCAATCCGGGCAAAGAACAGCAAGTCCAGATCAATGGCTTGCCCCATACGCTGCCGACCGATCGCGAGTCATTGTTTTACTTCAATGCCCAGGAAATCCCCCAGGTCGATAATCGGCAGAGCAACGTCCTGAACATAGCGATTCGCACCCGAATCAAGTTCTTCTATCGCCCCAGCCAGCTCAAGGACAAACCTCAGGCCCGGCTCAAGGACCTGCAATGGTCGATACAACGCCGTGACGGCAAGACCCATCTGGTGCTGAACAACCCGACGCCCTTTCACTACACCTTCAAGCAGCTGCAGCTCATGGTCGACGGCCAGCCACGGCGCATTGAACGGCCGGTGATGGCCGCCCCGCTGGAGCGCACCGTCTATGCGCTGGACAACCTCCCCCCAGGCCCCGGCCTGCAAGTGGTCTTCACCACGATCAACGATTACGGCGGAACCACCGCGCAGATGACCGTGCCGGTTCAGTCGGCCCCCTGA